Proteins encoded within one genomic window of Solibaculum mannosilyticum:
- a CDS encoding ABC transporter ATP-binding protein: protein MKQQSPMLRLWELGEGQQGGLKRAVLSAVVGVLFGMLPYFAAAQIILGLLKGEQSMQYYLIWCVVALVGFLLRATLYSLALSQSHKATFAILKSIRERVLEKLPKMPLGTILDTSSGQMKQIIVDQVESMERPLAHLLPEMTANVLGPVCILIYLFVLDWRMALLSMVSIPVGMAFMMAVMAGYGKQYEGSVKTTQAMNSAIVEYIGGIEVIKAFNQGKQSYARFSDSVKANASYFYHWMKSCQMPVSLARAISPTTMITILPVGWLLYTGGSLPIETFITTIVLSLGIAGPLLAAMDFVDSLAKVGTIVGSVDAILNGAEQDHGEASVEFRGRDIKLSHVSFGYHADKEVLHDVSLTIPAGSMTAFVGPSGSGKSTIAKLIAGFWDVTSGSITLGGQDLKRVPLKQLYDQVAFVSQDNYLFDESIRENIRMGRPAATDAEVEAVAKAAGCDAFIRGLERGYDTVVGGGGAHLSGGERQRIAIARAMLKDAPIVVLDEATAYIDPENEAVVQQAVGKLVAGKTVLVIAHRLSTITGADQIVVVNGGRIQDAGTHEELLKNCPLYQEMWRAHMGAKEGEQA from the coding sequence ATGAAACAACAAAGCCCCATGCTCCGTTTGTGGGAGCTGGGAGAGGGACAGCAGGGCGGCCTGAAGCGGGCGGTCCTGTCCGCTGTGGTGGGGGTACTGTTTGGGATGCTCCCTTACTTCGCCGCGGCGCAGATCATCCTGGGCCTGCTGAAAGGGGAGCAGAGTATGCAATACTACCTGATATGGTGTGTTGTGGCGCTCGTGGGCTTCCTGCTCCGGGCCACCCTGTATTCCCTGGCCCTGTCCCAATCCCACAAGGCCACCTTTGCCATCCTGAAATCCATCCGGGAGCGGGTGCTGGAGAAGCTGCCAAAGATGCCTCTGGGTACGATTCTGGACACCTCCAGCGGCCAGATGAAGCAGATCATTGTGGACCAGGTGGAGAGCATGGAACGGCCCCTGGCCCATCTTCTGCCGGAGATGACCGCCAATGTGCTGGGGCCAGTGTGCATCCTGATCTACCTGTTCGTACTGGACTGGCGGATGGCCCTTTTAAGCATGGTGTCCATCCCGGTGGGCATGGCTTTCATGATGGCGGTGATGGCTGGCTACGGCAAGCAGTATGAGGGCTCGGTCAAGACCACCCAGGCCATGAACAGCGCCATTGTGGAGTACATCGGCGGCATTGAGGTCATCAAGGCGTTCAACCAGGGCAAGCAGTCCTATGCCCGCTTCTCCGACAGCGTAAAGGCCAACGCCTCCTACTTCTACCACTGGATGAAGAGCTGCCAGATGCCGGTCTCTCTGGCCCGTGCCATCTCACCTACCACCATGATTACTATTCTGCCGGTGGGCTGGCTTCTCTACACCGGAGGGAGTCTGCCCATCGAGACCTTTATCACCACCATCGTCCTGTCCCTGGGCATTGCCGGGCCTCTGCTGGCCGCTATGGACTTTGTGGACAGCCTTGCCAAAGTGGGCACCATCGTGGGCTCGGTGGACGCCATCCTGAACGGGGCGGAGCAGGATCACGGGGAAGCGTCGGTGGAGTTCCGGGGCCGGGACATCAAGCTCTCCCATGTGTCTTTCGGCTACCACGCGGACAAGGAGGTGCTCCACGATGTGTCCCTCACCATTCCCGCCGGGAGCATGACCGCCTTTGTGGGGCCCTCTGGCTCGGGCAAGTCCACCATCGCCAAGCTGATCGCCGGCTTTTGGGATGTAACCTCCGGCTCCATCACCTTGGGCGGACAAGACTTGAAGCGGGTCCCACTGAAGCAGCTCTATGACCAGGTGGCCTTTGTCTCCCAGGACAACTACCTCTTTGACGAGAGCATCCGGGAAAATATCCGCATGGGTCGCCCGGCGGCCACCGACGCCGAGGTGGAGGCCGTGGCAAAGGCCGCCGGGTGCGACGCCTTTATCCGGGGCCTGGAACGCGGCTACGACACCGTGGTGGGCGGAGGCGGCGCCCATCTGTCCGGCGGCGAACGCCAGCGCATCGCCATCGCCCGGGCCATGCTCAAAGACGCGCCCATTGTGGTGCTGGACGAGGCGACCGCCTACATAGACCCCGAGAACGAAGCTGTTGTTCAGCAGGCCGTGGGTAAGCTGGTGGCGGGAAAGACCGTTCTGGTCATCGCCCACCGCCTCAGCACCATCACGGGAGCGGATCAGATCGTGGTAGTCAATGGCGGCCGCATCCAGGATGCGGGCACCCACGAAGAACTTTTGAAAAACTGCCCGCTGTATC